The proteins below come from a single Roseiflexus sp. RS-1 genomic window:
- the csx7 gene encoding type III CRISPR-associated RAMP protein Csx7, with amino-acid sequence MSIFDTFRSRLQVQATLEMQTALSVGARLSLEPTGTDLPVVKSPDGLPFIPGSSIKGAVRTQAERILRTVNRRPDLWACDPFADPCVSGGRKAELWQQAEQQNRQQADIIFAESVWKESCTACRLFGSPWFAGRLAFKDAYLVNADDLPVVTQIRDGVGIDRDLGAARSNIKYDFETVVPGARFGVEILGENLEDWEVGFLLAVLRPWEEGALSLGGKVTRGPGWGALREIRLTQVNQQNLVDYLIQGKTQPVEPAPFLQALQERLR; translated from the coding sequence ATGAGCATTTTTGACACGTTTCGCAGCCGCCTGCAAGTGCAGGCTACACTCGAAATGCAGACAGCGCTCTCTGTAGGGGCTCGCCTCTCCCTGGAACCGACGGGTACCGATTTGCCGGTGGTGAAAAGCCCTGATGGCCTGCCCTTCATTCCCGGTTCGTCCATCAAGGGCGCTGTGCGAACCCAGGCGGAGCGGATTCTGCGCACGGTTAACCGCAGGCCGGACCTGTGGGCCTGTGACCCTTTCGCCGATCCTTGTGTGTCGGGCGGTCGCAAAGCAGAACTCTGGCAGCAGGCCGAGCAGCAAAACCGCCAGCAAGCCGACATTATCTTTGCTGAATCGGTCTGGAAAGAAAGTTGTACCGCCTGCCGCCTCTTCGGTTCTCCCTGGTTTGCCGGTCGGCTGGCCTTCAAGGATGCCTATTTGGTCAACGCCGATGACTTGCCCGTGGTCACCCAGATTCGGGACGGTGTGGGTATTGATAGGGACCTGGGGGCCGCTCGCTCAAACATCAAGTACGACTTTGAAACGGTAGTACCCGGCGCCCGTTTCGGTGTTGAGATCTTGGGTGAGAATCTGGAGGACTGGGAGGTGGGCTTTCTCCTAGCTGTGCTCCGCCCGTGGGAGGAAGGAGCACTTTCCCTGGGTGGCAAAGTCACCCGCGGGCCGGGCTGGGGAGCGCTCCGCGAGATTCGGCTGACCCAGGTAAACCAGCAGAATTTAGTAGACTACCTGATTCAGGGGAAAACCCAGCCTGTTGAACCAGCTCCGTTCTTACAGGCTTTGCAGGAACGGTTGAGATAG
- a CDS encoding RAMP superfamily CRISPR-associated protein has protein sequence MHKTRYNALRLTLEIRPRGSLLIKAGGLSADPTLPDMQFVRTYHPEKGETVYIPGSSLKGVVRGFTEKVLRTLGRTDSWHWACPTFPDERESCAKRLEKVEDSAVVYRQSCGACRIFGHTRLKGRAAFTDLLPATEIKTEIRYGVAISRLSHAVAQGPFEMEVVVDGAFIGHLFLENYELWQLGLLVLALESMNNGLVKVGFGKNRGFGEVVVTVMEAQVEEAGFQDDPNTLRGLAAFVAKEEQDRYGLYAPIRLNGLPAPAQSLNLGLYQRRVYDGQGWQSIASVAMNALQAG, from the coding sequence ATGCATAAGACACGCTACAACGCCTTACGCCTGACTTTGGAGATCCGTCCACGTGGTTCTCTGCTCATCAAGGCGGGCGGGCTGTCGGCGGATCCCACGCTGCCGGACATGCAGTTCGTCCGTACCTACCATCCTGAAAAGGGGGAGACAGTCTACATCCCCGGCTCTTCTCTGAAGGGTGTGGTACGAGGTTTCACTGAAAAGGTGCTGCGCACGCTCGGTCGAACGGACTCCTGGCACTGGGCCTGTCCTACGTTTCCGGATGAGCGAGAGAGTTGTGCAAAGCGTCTGGAGAAAGTAGAAGACAGTGCGGTCGTCTACCGTCAATCCTGTGGCGCGTGCCGGATCTTCGGCCATACTCGCCTCAAGGGCCGGGCCGCGTTCACCGACCTCTTGCCGGCTACTGAAATCAAAACCGAAATCCGGTATGGAGTGGCCATCTCCCGGCTGAGCCATGCCGTGGCCCAGGGGCCTTTTGAGATGGAAGTTGTAGTAGATGGTGCCTTCATTGGACACCTCTTCCTGGAAAATTACGAACTCTGGCAGCTAGGTCTTCTGGTGTTGGCTCTGGAGAGTATGAACAATGGGCTGGTTAAGGTAGGCTTTGGTAAGAACCGTGGGTTTGGCGAGGTGGTGGTGACCGTTATGGAAGCTCAAGTGGAGGAGGCTGGATTCCAGGACGACCCGAATACTCTGCGAGGTCTTGCTGCCTTCGTTGCCAAGGAGGAGCAAGATCGGTATGGTCTTTATGCACCAATTCGATTGAACGGGTTGCCCGCACCCGCTCAAAGCCTGAACTTAGGGCTCTATCAGCGGCGAGTATACGATGGCCAGGGGTGGCAATCTATTGCCAGTGTAGCTATGAATGCCTTGCAAGCAGGCTAG
- a CDS encoding RAMP superfamily CRISPR-associated protein translates to MSPQQPGPKPFFWVALDKAKPPKGRPHLHERFSGLSGRIVFQIEVLSQYLYVGSGILDLFTPPGEKLEYAYYAFARRNGQLVIPGTGIKGAVRGVYEALTNSCVSQRGRDERMPGSHQACQGIKKGEEQQAVLCPACRLFGVTGYRGRVHFTDATPIDQIQTTRIKISDLWPPRQSKGRKFYQSRRFQSLDMRPKKSHRYLEVVSKGSRFETTLVFENLEEAEMGALLHALGLGPHPQRPDEVDQAFPIKLGGAKPRCLGSVRFVPQDIYLVDATDPLGSLVQRGRLLDGLTAQLRQWLKNVGSLLDQKAWESFLQEAKPKNEPCPKEVY, encoded by the coding sequence ATGAGCCCACAGCAACCTGGACCCAAACCCTTCTTCTGGGTGGCGCTAGATAAGGCAAAGCCGCCAAAAGGAAGACCCCACCTGCACGAACGCTTTTCCGGCCTGAGCGGGCGGATTGTGTTCCAGATAGAAGTGCTTTCCCAGTACCTCTACGTGGGGAGCGGCATCCTGGACCTTTTCACGCCACCTGGAGAGAAGCTGGAATACGCCTATTATGCTTTTGCCCGACGGAATGGTCAGCTAGTCATTCCCGGCACAGGGATCAAGGGGGCCGTGCGCGGGGTGTACGAGGCCCTTACGAACTCGTGCGTCTCACAGCGAGGGCGTGATGAACGAATGCCAGGGTCTCACCAGGCCTGCCAGGGAATCAAAAAAGGAGAGGAACAGCAGGCAGTGCTTTGTCCGGCCTGCCGGCTCTTCGGTGTCACAGGCTACCGTGGTCGGGTGCACTTCACTGATGCAACCCCAATAGACCAGATACAGACCACCCGCATCAAAATCTCCGATCTATGGCCGCCGCGACAGAGCAAAGGGCGCAAGTTCTATCAGAGCAGGCGCTTCCAGAGCCTGGATATGCGACCCAAAAAGAGCCACCGCTACCTGGAGGTGGTGTCTAAAGGAAGCCGCTTTGAGACCACCCTGGTCTTTGAGAACCTGGAGGAGGCGGAAATGGGGGCCTTGTTGCACGCCTTGGGCCTCGGTCCTCATCCTCAGAGACCGGACGAGGTGGATCAGGCCTTTCCCATCAAACTAGGAGGAGCAAAACCGCGTTGCCTCGGGAGCGTGCGGTTTGTTCCACAGGATATCTACCTGGTGGATGCAACAGACCCCCTGGGCTCTCTTGTCCAGAGAGGCCGACTTCTGGATGGCTTGACTGCACAGCTACGCCAGTGGCTTAAGAATGTGGGCAGTCTGCTGGATCAGAAAGCCTGGGAAAGCTTCCTTCAGGAAGCCAAACCCAAAAATGAGCCTTGCCCCAAGGAGGTGTACTGA
- a CDS encoding PIN domain-containing protein, whose translation MFDTSVLIAYLRGEAEAADAVVVASNCGGILVSQISLMELYSSQNRRNADIDREVRSIHALEQAYGLRLVPCSETAQKWAFKIMKAFRSPLGRNALPDALIIGTGIAYRGWLVTSDGHWAQIAQDNEQRQLLTIRLKVLSPSELVRRFG comes from the coding sequence GTGTTTGATACCAGCGTTCTCATTGCTTATCTCCGAGGTGAAGCGGAAGCTGCTGACGCTGTAGTCGTAGCTTCCAATTGTGGTGGTATTCTTGTCTCCCAGATCAGTCTCATGGAACTTTATAGCTCTCAAAACCGACGCAATGCTGATATCGATAGAGAAGTGAGGAGCATTCATGCGTTAGAGCAAGCATACGGTCTTCGTCTCGTTCCTTGCTCTGAAACCGCTCAGAAATGGGCTTTCAAGATTATGAAGGCATTCCGTTCTCCTTTAGGAAGAAATGCTTTACCTGATGCCCTTATCATCGGGACGGGTATTGCTTATCGGGGGTGGTTGGTCACTTCTGACGGACACTGGGCACAGATCGCACAGGACAACGAGCAACGCCAGTTGCTCACTATCAGGCTCAAAGTGCTATCGCCATCAGAGCTTGTACGGAGGTTTGGATAA